TAACTTCTGAAAAGCCCCTACTCGAAGGGCTTCAACAATGACACCTCCATCTTCTCTTTTGTCATTCTTGCTTAGCTTCCAAACAATCGACACCGAGAACTCTGTTGCCAAGTCGGAAACTCGAAGGATTTTCTTGACCAAAACAGGCATTGTTAAGGCATTAGCATAGGCCTTTTCTCTTCCTTGGGTTGTCAAACACAGGCCATCCAAAACTCCAAGTGCTTTCTCACATATGCTCTTATCGCAATCCACGAGCATTTCTAGTAGCCTTTCGATCAGCCCCATGTCGATAAATCTTGTTATAATCTTCTCATCCACTCTACTGGATGATGAAGTTGAAACCATGTAGTAAACAATTAGCAAAGAGGCTTTTGTAGTTGTTGGAGAGACTGGCTCTTTGATTACTTTGACCAAGGCTTCTAAAGAGCCTTCGATCCTCGAAAACTCCTCCATTTTCTTCTGATCACTTGACAAAACATGTTTAAGTACTAAAACAGAGTTTGCTTGAACAGACAAATCGCCACTCTTCAAAAACCAAACCATGCAATTCAACGAAGAATTTGATCCGAGAAAAGACTTGGCTTCTCCATCCAAAGGTGTCATCAACGACAAACACGACAAAATCTCCTCTAGCACCGCACCATTCTTATCAAACGACAACTTCGAAAATGCTTCAAATGTTGACGCTAAAACACCAACCGTTCCATTAGCCACAAAACACCGCTTGTTCCGTTCATTTTCCTTCACCAAACGCTTAATTTTCCCAACCAAC
This genomic interval from Apium graveolens cultivar Ventura chromosome 8, ASM990537v1, whole genome shotgun sequence contains the following:
- the LOC141678348 gene encoding U-box domain-containing protein 21-like, with amino-acid sequence MISSWRKIRASRHANKRNGLDDLSNMEVSIPNHFRCPISLDLMKDPVTLSTGITYDRHTIETWIEAGNKICPITKQMLSTFEPIPNHTIRKMIQDWCVDNSSYGIERIPTPRIPLSSHQVTEMLSKVVAGCRREEASACQELVGKIKRLVKENERNKRCFVANGTVGVLASTFEAFSKLSFDKNGAVLEEILSCLSLMTPLDGEAKSFLGSNSSLNCMVWFLKSGDLSVQANSVLVLKHVLSSDQKKMEEFSRIEGSLEALVKVIKEPVSPTTTKASLLIVYYMVSTSSSSRVDEKIITRFIDMGLIERLLEMLVDCDKSICEKALGVLDGLCLTTQGREKAYANALTMPVLVKKILRVSDLATEFSVSIVWKLSKNDKREDGGVIVEALRVGAFQKLLLLLQFGCNEKIKDKATELLKLLNLHREKLECIDSMDFKNLKRP